A region from the Methanothermobacter tenebrarum genome encodes:
- a CDS encoding RAD55 family ATPase, with the protein MIELIVRISSGIPGLDKLVGGGGGSFAENTVTLVYGPPKVGKSVFSYQFAFEGLRNNEPCLYISTDYGLKDIERNIANFGWNLDEYIENESFYFIDAISTIAGVEVESKPNYFLSSVHNPTDIMVKLGMAMRQIISKSPRFRSVLDSLTTLMAFNDEVLIVRVLTVYIMRIKESGGTAIVTYTEGSASSKVENMLKAIVDNIIHLDGENLTIEAMIGGGKVKGQYDITPKGIVVD; encoded by the coding sequence TGATTGAATTGATTGTAAGGATTTCATCAGGAATTCCAGGTTTAGATAAACTTGTAGGTGGAGGGGGCGGATCATTCGCGGAGAACACTGTTACACTCGTCTACGGTCCTCCAAAGGTTGGGAAATCTGTCTTCTCCTATCAATTTGCATTTGAAGGTCTTCGTAATAATGAACCATGCCTTTATATCAGCACAGATTATGGTTTGAAGGACATTGAAAGGAACATAGCCAATTTTGGTTGGAACCTTGATGAATATATAGAAAATGAAAGTTTTTATTTTATAGATGCCATATCAACAATTGCGGGCGTGGAAGTTGAAAGTAAACCCAATTATTTTTTATCATCTGTGCATAATCCCACAGATATCATGGTAAAATTGGGGATGGCCATGCGCCAGATAATATCAAAGTCTCCCCGTTTCAGATCTGTTCTTGATTCGTTAACGACTCTCATGGCATTCAATGACGAAGTTCTGATTGTAAGGGTGCTCACAGTCTATATAATGCGTATAAAAGAAAGTGGAGGAACAGCCATTGTAACTTACACTGAAGGTTCAGCCTCCTCCAAGGTTGAAAACATGTTAAAGGCCATAGTAGATAATATAATTCACCTTGATGGGGAGAATCTCACCATAGAGGCCATGATTGGGGGTGGTAAGGTAAAAGGACAATATGATATAACCCCTAAGGGTATAGTAGTTGACTAA
- a CDS encoding RAD55 family ATPase, producing the protein MTDQKVKVLDDLLEDVTPGDLILLYGPPKVGKSIFCYQFLYSGLEGGEPCLYIVADYGSRQLEQRMMEFNWFLRPYIQSGDVYIIDLLTRLAGVKVEDSGTLKFSSVQNLTDLMVKVGVGTRSLFRRSSKFRAILDSLTMIFAFNPPSLVLRLVRAYKSRISEAKGVGVVVHTTGTVESQIETSLMDLADLRLCLDGEKIQIESSAGKKSAQYTITDKGIECWGIK; encoded by the coding sequence ATGACAGACCAGAAAGTGAAGGTTTTGGATGATCTATTGGAGGATGTGACACCAGGGGATCTTATATTACTTTACGGCCCTCCTAAGGTGGGTAAGTCCATATTCTGTTATCAGTTTCTTTATTCAGGCCTTGAAGGTGGTGAACCATGCTTGTATATAGTGGCTGATTATGGTTCTAGGCAACTTGAGCAGAGGATGATGGAATTTAATTGGTTTCTGCGACCATATATTCAAAGCGGTGACGTTTACATAATAGATTTGCTAACTCGCTTGGCTGGTGTTAAGGTTGAGGATTCAGGGACATTAAAGTTTTCTTCGGTTCAAAACCTTACTGATCTTATGGTAAAGGTGGGTGTGGGTACACGTTCATTATTTAGGAGATCATCCAAGTTTAGGGCTATATTGGACTCTCTCACAATGATATTCGCATTCAACCCTCCAAGTCTGGTTTTGAGGCTTGTTAGAGCTTATAAGAGTCGTATAAGTGAAGCTAAGGGTGTGGGGGTTGTGGTACATACAACGGGGACTGTTGAATCTCAGATTGAAACTTCTTTGATGGATTTAGCCGATTTAAGATTATGTTTAGATGGGGAGAAAATCCAAATAGAATCTTCAGCAGGTAAAAAATCTGCCCAATACACCATAACAGATAAGGGGATCGAATGTTGGGGAATAAAATGA